A single genomic interval of uncultured Desulfobulbus sp. harbors:
- a CDS encoding class I SAM-dependent DNA methyltransferase, producing the protein MTNFNESIGFIWSIAEILRGSFKQSEYGRVVLPFTVLRRLDCVLEPTKDAVQEQLKSLPAKIDDAMKETMLNMASGHNFHNISPFTFEKLLDDPDNIAANLNNFINNFSADAREIFIDRFKLPEQITRLDKDNLLYMVVSRFAQADLHPDTVSNIQMGYIFEELIRRFSEQSNETAGEHFTPREVIRLMVNVLFQEDNDILTKQGIIRKLYDPAAGTGGMLSVAEEYLRELNPDAHLEVYGQELNDESYGTCKSDMMIKGQNAKNICLVRRICG; encoded by the coding sequence ATGACTAATTTTAACGAAAGTATCGGGTTTATCTGGAGTATCGCAGAAATTTTGAGGGGTAGTTTCAAGCAATCAGAGTACGGCAGAGTGGTATTACCTTTCACAGTATTGCGCCGTCTTGACTGTGTGCTCGAACCCACCAAGGATGCTGTTCAGGAACAGTTAAAATCCTTACCTGCAAAGATTGATGATGCAATGAAGGAAACGATGCTCAACATGGCATCAGGGCATAATTTCCATAATATATCACCATTTACCTTTGAAAAATTGCTTGATGATCCTGATAACATTGCTGCCAATCTGAACAATTTCATCAATAATTTCAGTGCAGATGCTCGTGAGATTTTCATAGACCGTTTCAAATTGCCTGAACAGATTACACGATTGGACAAAGACAACCTGCTTTACATGGTCGTTAGCCGATTTGCTCAAGCTGATCTGCACCCTGATACGGTCAGCAACATTCAGATGGGTTACATCTTTGAGGAACTGATTAGAAGGTTCTCGGAACAATCAAATGAAACCGCTGGTGAGCACTTCACGCCACGTGAGGTAATTCGGTTGATGGTCAATGTACTCTTCCAAGAGGACAACGATATACTAACTAAACAAGGCATCATTCGGAAACTTTATGATCCGGCAGCAGGCACAGGCGGGATGCTTTCAGTTGCCGAAGAATACCTTCGTGAGTTGAACCCTGATGCGCATTTGGAGGTATACGGGCAGGAACTCAATGATGAGAGTTACGGTACATGTAAATCTGACATGATGATTAAAGGTCAGAATGCAAAAAATATCTGCCTCGTCCGCAGAATTTGTGGGTAG
- a CDS encoding ISL3 family transposase: MHVKTILNRIEKQPGFIYDTCKWRDSGPPALVITLRPQAGRKPICSKCGQRGPGYDTLRVRSFAFVPLWGIPVFFLYAPRRLQCPTCGVKVEKLPWVVGKSHLTISYAWFLATWCKRLSWKEVAEIFKTSWDTVFRSVEMAVNWGLAYRNIDGITAIGIDEICWRKRKDKFVTLVYQLDQGKRRLLWIGPDRTAKTFREFFDWLGTARSRQLRFICSDMWKPYLAVIAEKAAGAVNILDRFHIMSHMSKAIDEVRADEAKELKKKGKEPLLAKSRWCLLKRPENLTEKQVDRLKDLLACNLRTIRAYLLKEDFQRFWGYSSPAWAGKFLDAWCTRTMRSKIKPMKKVAKMLRAHRPLLLNWFRAKNTIALGCVEGFNNKAKVVTKRSYGFRTYDGLKIALYHGLGDLPIPQGAHRFC, encoded by the coding sequence ATGCACGTTAAAACTATCTTGAACCGTATTGAAAAACAACCGGGTTTTATCTATGACACTTGCAAATGGCGTGATTCCGGACCGCCGGCATTGGTGATAACGTTGCGGCCCCAGGCCGGCCGCAAACCCATCTGTTCCAAGTGCGGCCAGAGGGGGCCGGGGTACGACACCCTGCGTGTCAGATCTTTTGCCTTTGTGCCCTTGTGGGGCATTCCGGTATTTTTCCTCTATGCTCCACGGCGGCTGCAGTGTCCAACCTGTGGCGTCAAAGTCGAAAAGCTGCCATGGGTTGTAGGAAAGAGCCATCTTACGATCTCTTACGCATGGTTCCTGGCCACATGGTGTAAACGCTTGAGCTGGAAGGAAGTGGCCGAAATCTTTAAAACCAGTTGGGACACGGTCTTCAGGTCGGTGGAAATGGCGGTCAACTGGGGGCTCGCCTATCGTAATATCGATGGGATCACTGCCATTGGCATCGACGAAATCTGCTGGCGCAAACGCAAGGATAAGTTTGTCACCCTGGTGTATCAGCTTGACCAGGGAAAAAGGCGCCTGCTTTGGATCGGCCCCGACAGGACCGCCAAAACTTTCAGAGAGTTTTTCGACTGGCTCGGCACGGCAAGGTCTCGGCAATTGCGGTTTATTTGCAGTGACATGTGGAAACCCTATCTGGCCGTCATTGCCGAAAAAGCAGCGGGCGCCGTCAATATCCTCGACCGGTTTCATATCATGAGTCACATGAGCAAGGCTATCGACGAGGTCAGAGCCGATGAGGCCAAGGAGCTCAAGAAGAAGGGGAAAGAACCCCTCCTTGCAAAGAGCCGTTGGTGCCTCTTAAAACGACCTGAAAATCTGACCGAAAAACAGGTGGACAGGCTCAAGGATCTGCTCGCATGCAACCTCAGAACTATCCGCGCCTACTTGCTCAAGGAAGATTTTCAGCGATTCTGGGGCTACAGTTCACCGGCTTGGGCTGGAAAGTTTCTTGATGCCTGGTGCACAAGAACCATGCGATCCAAAATCAAACCGATGAAGAAGGTTGCCAAAATGTTGAGAGCTCACCGCCCCCTCCTGCTCAACTGGTTTCGTGCAAAAAATACGATTGCCCTGGGTTGTGTGGAGGGCTTTAACAACAAGGCAAAGGTGGTTACCAAGCGATCCTATGGATTTCGCACGTACGATGGGCTGAAAATAGCTTTATATCATGGGCTTGGTGACCTGCCGATACCCCAGGGTGCCCACAGATTCTGCTGA